The Dokdonia donghaensis DSW-1 DNA window TATAAAGGCTGGGCAAAAGGACTACGTAGAGCAGGGTATGCAACAGATAAAAAATATCCTCAAAAGTTAATAAGTCTTATAGAGCGTTATAAGCTATATACGTACGACGGCGAGGTGCTAGGTAAGCCTGTAGAAGACTATAAGAAAGTAACAGATAATAACAACCAGCACACTGTAAGAAAGGGTGAAACGCTGTATCGTCTAGCAAAAAAATATGACGTAACTGTAGACCAACTTAAAGAATGGAATGGTATCGATGGCGATAATATCTTCGAAGGGCAGGTGTTATACATCAAGCCGTTTGATAGAGGGTATTAAATTTTTAGTAAGGCATAAAGGAAAGAAGCACTCTAGCAGAGTGAAATATATAGCATATGATTTATAAGAGAAGTAGTGAGTTATTTGTAGCGGCTCAAAAAGTAATACCAGGTGGAGTAAACAGCCCAGTAAGAGCTTTTAAATCTGTAGGTGGTGACCCTATTTTTGTAAAAGAAGCAAAAGGAGCTTATTTATATGACGAGGATGGTCGCAAACTTATAGACTATATCGCATCTTGGGGACCTATGATACTAGGTCACGCACATAAGCCTGTGGTAGATGCCGTAGTACAAAAAGCTCAAAAAGGAACCTCTTTTGGAATGCCTACAGAGATAGAGACAAAAATAGCAGAGCTTGCTATCTCAATGGTGCCAGGTATAGATAAAATACGTTTTGTAAATAGTGGTACAGAGGCTTGTATGAGTGCGATACGTCTAGCAAGAGGTTTTTCTGGAAGAGAAAAAATTATAAAATTTGCAGGTTGCTATCACGGTCACTCTGACTCGTTTTTAATACAAGCAGGTAGTGGTGCAGTGACTTTTGGGTCTCCTAATAGTCCGGGAGTAACTACCGGTACGGCAAAAGATACTTTACTAGCAGACTATAATAATATTGATCAAGTAAAGGCGCTTTTTGCAGCAAACCCTGGAGAGATTGCAGCCATTATCATAGAGCCTGTTGCAGGTAATATGGGGTGCATACTCCCAGCCGAAGGTTTCTTACAAGGACTTCGTGAGCTGTGTGATGAAAATGGTGCTCTGCTTATATTTGATGAGGTTATGACCGGCTTCCGCCTTGCAAAGGGAGGTGTTCAAGAACTTATGGATGTACAAGCAGATATCGTAACCTTTGGAAAAGTAATAGGAGGTGGTCTGCCTGTAGGAGCATTTGCAGCTCGAGCAGAGATTATGAGTCACCTCGCACCAGAAGGACCAGTTTACCAAGCTGGTACACTTAGTGGCAACCCGCTAGCGATGGCGGCAGGTCTTGCAATGCTTACAGAACTTAATGAGAACCCAGCAGTATTTACAAGCCTTAAAGATAAGACCGAGTATCTACATAAAGGTATAGAACAGGCACTTACAGAAAGCGGTGTAATATTTACAATAAATAGACTAGGGTCTATGATCTCTGTGCACTTTGCAAAAGACGCTGTGGTAGATTTTAAGACAGCGGCCGCTGGAGATAATGATACCTTTAAAAAATTCTTTCACGGTTTACTCGCAGAGGGTATTTATATAGCGCCTAGTGCTTATGAGAGCTGGTTTTTAAACGATGCACTGTCTTATCAAGATCTTGATGATACAATTGCTGCTGTAGCAAAGGTGAGTAAAACCTTATAAGTTTACATAAAAAAGAAAACGGCATCCTACCTAAAGGATGCCGTTCTCAAACCAAATTAATCAA harbors:
- the hemL gene encoding glutamate-1-semialdehyde 2,1-aminomutase; protein product: MIYKRSSELFVAAQKVIPGGVNSPVRAFKSVGGDPIFVKEAKGAYLYDEDGRKLIDYIASWGPMILGHAHKPVVDAVVQKAQKGTSFGMPTEIETKIAELAISMVPGIDKIRFVNSGTEACMSAIRLARGFSGREKIIKFAGCYHGHSDSFLIQAGSGAVTFGSPNSPGVTTGTAKDTLLADYNNIDQVKALFAANPGEIAAIIIEPVAGNMGCILPAEGFLQGLRELCDENGALLIFDEVMTGFRLAKGGVQELMDVQADIVTFGKVIGGGLPVGAFAARAEIMSHLAPEGPVYQAGTLSGNPLAMAAGLAMLTELNENPAVFTSLKDKTEYLHKGIEQALTESGVIFTINRLGSMISVHFAKDAVVDFKTAAAGDNDTFKKFFHGLLAEGIYIAPSAYESWFLNDALSYQDLDDTIAAVAKVSKTL